A DNA window from Jaculus jaculus isolate mJacJac1 chromosome 1, mJacJac1.mat.Y.cur, whole genome shotgun sequence contains the following coding sequences:
- the Grk2 gene encoding beta-adrenergic receptor kinase 1 isoform X1: protein MADLEAVLADVSYLMAMEKSKATPAARASKKILLPEPSIRSVMQKYLEDRGEVTFEKIFSQKLGYLLFRDFCLNHLEEAKPLVEFYEEIKKYEKLETEEERVVRSREIFDSYIMKELLACSHPFSKSATEHVQGHLVKKQVPPDLFQPYIEEICHNLQGDVFQKFIESDKFTRFCQWKNVELNIHLTMNDFSVHRIIGRGGFGEVYGCRKADTGKMYAMKCLDKKRIKMKQGETLALNERIMLSLVSTGDCPFIVCMSYAFHTPDKLSFILDLMNGGDLHYHLSQHGVFSEADMRFYAAEIILGLEHMHNRFVVYRDLKPANILLDEHGHVRISDLGLACDFSKKKPHASVGTHGYMAPEVLQKGVAYDSSADWFSLGCMLFKLLRGHSPFRQHKTKDKHEIDRMTLTMAVELPDSFSPELRSLLEGLLQRDVNRRLGCLGRGAQEVKESPFFRSLDWQMVFLQKYPPPLIPPRGEVNAADAFDIGSFDEEDTKGIKLLDSDQELYRNFPLTISERWQQEVAETVFDTINAETDRLEARKKAKNKQLGHEEDYALGKDCIMHGYMSKMGNPFLTQWQRRYFYLFPNRLEWRGEGEAPQSLLTMEEIQSVEETQIKERKCLLLKIRGGKQFVLQCDSDPELVQWKKELRDAYREAQQLVQRVPKMKNKPRSPVVELSKVPLIQRGSANGL from the exons CATCCGCAGTGTCATGCAGAAGTACCTGGAGGACCGGGGTGAGGTGACTTTCGAGAAGATCTTCTCCCAAAAACTAG GGTACCTGCTTTTTCGAGACTTCTGCCTGAACCATCTAGAGGAGGCCAAGCCATTGGTGGAATTTTATGAGGAG ATAAAAAAATACGAGAAgctggagacagaggaggagcGCGTGGTCCGCAGCCGTGAGATCTTTGACTCCTACATCATGAAGGAACTGCTGGCCTGCTCACAC CCGTTCTCGAAGAGTGCTACGGAGCATGTCCAGGGTCACCTGGTGAAAAAACAGGTGCCTCCAGATCTCTTCCAG CCATACATCGAGGAGATTTGTCACAACCTCCAGGGGGACGTGTTCCAGAAGTTCATTGAGAG TGATAAGTTTACACGGTTCTGCCAGTGGAAGAATGTCGAGCTCAACATCCAC TTGACCATGAATGACTTTAGTGTGCATCGTATCATCGGGCGTGGAGGCTTTGGCGAGGTCTATGGGTGCCGGAAAGCAGACACAGGAAAAAT GTATGCCATGAAGTGTCTGGACAAAAAACGCATCAAGATGAAGcagggagagaccctggctcTGAACGAGCGGATCATGCTTTCCCTCGTCAGCACCGGG GACTGCCCCTTCATCGTGTGCATGTCATATGCATTCCACACACCAGACAAGCTCAGCTTCATCCTGGATCTCATGAATG GTGGGGACCTGCACTACCACCTATCCCAGCACGGGGTCTTCTCCGAGGCCGACATGCGCTTCTATGCAGCTGAGATCATCCTGGGCCTTGAACACATGCACAACCGCTTTGTGGTCTACAGGGACCTGAAG CCTGCCAACATCCTTCTTGACGAGCATGGCCATGTGCGGATCTCGGACCTGGGCCTGGCCTGCGACTTCTCCAAGAAGAagccccatgccagtgt GGGCACGCATGGATACATGGCCCCTGAGGTCTTGCAGAAGGGTGTGGCCTACGACAGCAGCGCCGACTGGTTCTCCCTGGGCTGCATGCTCTTCAAGTTGCTGCGGGG GCACAGCCCCTTCCGGCAGCACAAGACCAAAGACAAGCATGAGATTGATCGCATGACATTGACAATG GCCGTGGAGCTGCCTGACTCCTTCTCTCCTGAACTCCGCTCTCTTCTAGAAGGTTTATTACAGAGGGATGTCAACCGGAGATTGGGCTGTCTGGGCCGTGG GGCTCAGGAGGTGAAGGAGAGCCCCTTCTTCCGTTCTCTGGACTGGCAGATGGTCTTCTTGCAGAAG TACCCACCCCCACTGATCCCCCCACGTGGGGAGGTGAATGCTGCTGACGCCTTCGACATTGGCTCCTTTGATGAGGAAGACACAAAAGGAATCAAG TTACTGGACAGTGACCAGGAGCTCTACCGCAACTTCCCCCTCACCATCTCGGAGCGGTGGCAGCAGGAGGTGGCAGAGACCGTTTTCGACACCATCAATGCTGAGACAGATCGGCTGGAGGCCCGCAAGAAAGCCAAAAACAAGCAGCTGGGACACGAGGAAG ACTATGCCCTGGGCAAGGACTGCATCATGCACGGCTACATGTCCAAGATGGGCAATCCTTTCCTAACCCAGTGGCAACGGCGGTACTTCTATCTGTTTCCCAACCGACTTGAGTGGCGGGGCGAGGGCGAGGCCCCG CAGAGCCTGCTGACCATGGAAGAGATCCAGTCCGTGGAAGAGACACAGATCAAGGAACGGAAGTGTCTCCTACTCAAGATCCGCGGTGGCAAGCAGTTTGTCCTGCAGTGTGAT AGCGATCCCGAGCTGGTACAATGGAAAAAAGAGCTGCGCGACGCCTACCGTGAGGCCCAGCAGCTGGTGCAGCGGGTGCCCAAGATGAAGAACAAGCCGCGTTCGCCCGTGGTAGAGCTGAGCAAGGTGCCACTGATCCAGCGTGGTAGTGCCAACGGCCTCTGA
- the Grk2 gene encoding beta-adrenergic receptor kinase 1 isoform X2, with amino-acid sequence MADLEAVLADVSYLMAMEKSKATPAARASKKILLPEPSIRSVMQKYLEDRGEVTFEKIFSQKLGYLLFRDFCLNHLEEAKPLVEFYEEIKKYEKLETEEERVVRSREIFDSYIMKELLACSHPFSKSATEHVQGHLVKKQVPPDLFQPYIEEICHNLQGDVFQKFIESDKFTRFCQWKNVELNIHLTMNDFSVHRIIGRGGFGEVYGCRKADTGKMYAMKCLDKKRIKMKQGETLALNERIMLSLVSTGDCPFIVCMSYAFHTPDKLSFILDLMNGGDLHYHLSQHGVFSEADMRFYAAEIILGLEHMHNRFVVYRDLKPANILLDEHGHVRISDLGLACDFSKKKPHASVGTHGYMAPEVLQKGVAYDSSADWFSLGCMLFKLLRGHSPFRQHKTKDKHEIDRMTLTMAVELPDSFSPELRSLLEGLLQRDVNRRLGCLGRGAQEVKESPFFRSLDWQMVFLQKYPPPLIPPRGEVNAADAFDIGSFDEEDTKGIKLLDSDQELYRNFPLTISERWQQEVAETVFDTINAETDRLEARKKAKNKQLGHEEDYALGKDCIMHGYMSKMGNPFLTQWQRRYFYLFPNRLEWRGEGEAPSLLTMEEIQSVEETQIKERKCLLLKIRGGKQFVLQCDSDPELVQWKKELRDAYREAQQLVQRVPKMKNKPRSPVVELSKVPLIQRGSANGL; translated from the exons CATCCGCAGTGTCATGCAGAAGTACCTGGAGGACCGGGGTGAGGTGACTTTCGAGAAGATCTTCTCCCAAAAACTAG GGTACCTGCTTTTTCGAGACTTCTGCCTGAACCATCTAGAGGAGGCCAAGCCATTGGTGGAATTTTATGAGGAG ATAAAAAAATACGAGAAgctggagacagaggaggagcGCGTGGTCCGCAGCCGTGAGATCTTTGACTCCTACATCATGAAGGAACTGCTGGCCTGCTCACAC CCGTTCTCGAAGAGTGCTACGGAGCATGTCCAGGGTCACCTGGTGAAAAAACAGGTGCCTCCAGATCTCTTCCAG CCATACATCGAGGAGATTTGTCACAACCTCCAGGGGGACGTGTTCCAGAAGTTCATTGAGAG TGATAAGTTTACACGGTTCTGCCAGTGGAAGAATGTCGAGCTCAACATCCAC TTGACCATGAATGACTTTAGTGTGCATCGTATCATCGGGCGTGGAGGCTTTGGCGAGGTCTATGGGTGCCGGAAAGCAGACACAGGAAAAAT GTATGCCATGAAGTGTCTGGACAAAAAACGCATCAAGATGAAGcagggagagaccctggctcTGAACGAGCGGATCATGCTTTCCCTCGTCAGCACCGGG GACTGCCCCTTCATCGTGTGCATGTCATATGCATTCCACACACCAGACAAGCTCAGCTTCATCCTGGATCTCATGAATG GTGGGGACCTGCACTACCACCTATCCCAGCACGGGGTCTTCTCCGAGGCCGACATGCGCTTCTATGCAGCTGAGATCATCCTGGGCCTTGAACACATGCACAACCGCTTTGTGGTCTACAGGGACCTGAAG CCTGCCAACATCCTTCTTGACGAGCATGGCCATGTGCGGATCTCGGACCTGGGCCTGGCCTGCGACTTCTCCAAGAAGAagccccatgccagtgt GGGCACGCATGGATACATGGCCCCTGAGGTCTTGCAGAAGGGTGTGGCCTACGACAGCAGCGCCGACTGGTTCTCCCTGGGCTGCATGCTCTTCAAGTTGCTGCGGGG GCACAGCCCCTTCCGGCAGCACAAGACCAAAGACAAGCATGAGATTGATCGCATGACATTGACAATG GCCGTGGAGCTGCCTGACTCCTTCTCTCCTGAACTCCGCTCTCTTCTAGAAGGTTTATTACAGAGGGATGTCAACCGGAGATTGGGCTGTCTGGGCCGTGG GGCTCAGGAGGTGAAGGAGAGCCCCTTCTTCCGTTCTCTGGACTGGCAGATGGTCTTCTTGCAGAAG TACCCACCCCCACTGATCCCCCCACGTGGGGAGGTGAATGCTGCTGACGCCTTCGACATTGGCTCCTTTGATGAGGAAGACACAAAAGGAATCAAG TTACTGGACAGTGACCAGGAGCTCTACCGCAACTTCCCCCTCACCATCTCGGAGCGGTGGCAGCAGGAGGTGGCAGAGACCGTTTTCGACACCATCAATGCTGAGACAGATCGGCTGGAGGCCCGCAAGAAAGCCAAAAACAAGCAGCTGGGACACGAGGAAG ACTATGCCCTGGGCAAGGACTGCATCATGCACGGCTACATGTCCAAGATGGGCAATCCTTTCCTAACCCAGTGGCAACGGCGGTACTTCTATCTGTTTCCCAACCGACTTGAGTGGCGGGGCGAGGGCGAGGCCCCG AGCCTGCTGACCATGGAAGAGATCCAGTCCGTGGAAGAGACACAGATCAAGGAACGGAAGTGTCTCCTACTCAAGATCCGCGGTGGCAAGCAGTTTGTCCTGCAGTGTGAT AGCGATCCCGAGCTGGTACAATGGAAAAAAGAGCTGCGCGACGCCTACCGTGAGGCCCAGCAGCTGGTGCAGCGGGTGCCCAAGATGAAGAACAAGCCGCGTTCGCCCGTGGTAGAGCTGAGCAAGGTGCCACTGATCCAGCGTGGTAGTGCCAACGGCCTCTGA